In Aliivibrio wodanis, a genomic segment contains:
- a CDS encoding putative uncharacterized phage protein codes for MSEYQEQILPFEYITGREVTERMKEITKSRDFLSLCSILGIPKGTISTWHQRGLTPFEVIIRLHLATGVPIEYLALGKGEPFPSKEEQTSKESLSIPLFTIQRSELVELRTLSFDKAFIEKIGSDDLILLEHDETSYFVDKNETKANQGKYLIDIDGSFSINELQRLPGKKLAISFNGSTINVEEDDIKVVGRVAMVMGKE; via the coding sequence ATGAGTGAATATCAAGAACAAATTCTGCCTTTCGAGTACATTACAGGTAGAGAAGTTACAGAAAGGATGAAAGAGATCACAAAATCACGTGATTTTTTATCTCTATGTTCTATTTTAGGAATCCCAAAAGGGACGATATCAACATGGCATCAACGTGGATTAACTCCATTCGAAGTCATTATTCGCCTACATTTGGCTACAGGTGTGCCAATTGAATACCTTGCTCTGGGTAAAGGCGAACCATTTCCCTCAAAAGAAGAACAAACTTCAAAAGAGAGTTTATCAATACCATTATTTACCATTCAAAGAAGTGAATTAGTTGAATTACGAACGCTTTCATTTGATAAAGCATTCATAGAGAAAATTGGGAGCGATGATCTAATCCTTTTAGAGCATGATGAAACTTCTTACTTCGTAGATAAAAATGAAACAAAAGCAAACCAAGGTAAATACTTAATTGATATCGATGGCTCGTTCTCGATCAACGAACTACAACGTCTACCGGGTAAGAAGTTAGCGATCAGTTTTAATGGCTCAACTATCAATGTTGAAGAAGATGATATTAAGGTGGTTGGTCGTGTGGCTATGGTGATGGGGAAAGAGTGA
- a CDS encoding putative phage DNA-binding protein, whose translation MNNPLSFQVVIPVPFMTYKEYSKFSGITIRTLKSWQQQGKLIIKKKDKPRETPLVNVIAMQELATREALSYLG comes from the coding sequence ATGAATAACCCTTTGTCATTTCAAGTAGTTATTCCTGTGCCATTTATGACGTATAAGGAGTATTCCAAGTTTTCTGGAATCACTATTCGTACTCTTAAAAGCTGGCAACAGCAGGGAAAACTTATCATTAAGAAAAAAGATAAGCCTCGTGAAACCCCATTAGTAAACGTAATTGCAATGCAAGAGCTTGCTACTCGTGAAGCTCTTAGCTACTTGGGTTAA
- the cII gene encoding phage regulatory protein CII — MCDLREPKQNAFDNACYAFADSENMEQVAKQCGINPTMLRNKLNPEQPHKLTVGDLTAITEASGNYCIINSVLLSLNMVGAKVDPNANQETLIKRALENSVHAGDLSRLALENGDEIRLPRSKRNELLDKAHKSVSNLVLLMNDLENKTSGLSPFLSMSLDFVVNGAPIPGLS, encoded by the coding sequence ATGTGCGATTTACGTGAGCCTAAACAAAATGCTTTTGACAATGCATGTTACGCATTTGCAGATTCAGAAAACATGGAACAAGTAGCAAAGCAGTGTGGAATAAACCCAACAATGCTACGTAACAAGTTAAACCCTGAACAACCGCATAAGTTAACAGTAGGGGATTTAACCGCGATTACGGAAGCAAGCGGCAATTACTGCATCATTAATAGTGTTTTGCTTAGTCTCAATATGGTTGGCGCAAAAGTCGATCCAAATGCAAACCAAGAAACCTTAATTAAACGAGCTTTAGAAAATAGTGTTCATGCCGGTGATTTATCTCGCCTTGCATTAGAGAACGGTGACGAAATTCGTTTACCACGTTCTAAGCGTAATGAGCTGTTAGACAAAGCACATAAAAGCGTTAGTAACTTGGTGTTGCTAATGAATGATCTTGAAAACAAAACATCCGGCTTATCACCGTTTTTATCTATGAGTTTAGATTTCGTTGTAAACGGCGCACCAATACCGGGTTTATCGTGA
- a CDS encoding probable phage replication protein, translating into MSQLVQVSNPVPSAQESINTCKALFSTGHKRNQIKIAFNSLTVRARGMICIAGGLPVADCHRSFEDFNDIELQKIRRGLLELKGITKRFDTKVGDVSKLKPSHFQA; encoded by the coding sequence ATGTCTCAATTAGTACAAGTATCAAATCCTGTTCCATCAGCACAAGAAAGCATTAATACGTGTAAGGCTCTTTTCTCTACAGGGCATAAACGAAATCAAATCAAAATAGCGTTTAACTCTTTGACTGTTCGTGCTCGTGGAATGATTTGTATTGCTGGCGGATTACCCGTTGCAGATTGCCATCGTAGTTTTGAAGACTTTAACGATATTGAATTACAAAAGATTCGTCGTGGCTTGCTTGAATTGAAAGGCATCACCAAGCGCTTTGATACCAAAGTCGGTGATGTAAGCAAGTTAAAACCAAGCCATTTCCAAGCCTAA
- a CDS encoding putative uncharacterized phage protein has protein sequence MNDLKTAEQFYQASLENLNKANELHEKMEATERKTVALFSRFIDGTKSISGDVELVAKDNLKAIQQRDVLAVINSITAMTLDMPKPYLAYCSVSSAATSSFYLVVWVPSDKKGTPALLEVSLTLDESSVLEDALSLESQLAEFIIKAKDNAEVTA, from the coding sequence ATGAATGACTTAAAAACAGCAGAGCAGTTTTATCAAGCATCACTGGAAAACCTCAATAAAGCGAATGAACTGCATGAAAAAATGGAAGCAACAGAAAGAAAAACGGTAGCGTTATTCTCTCGTTTTATTGATGGAACAAAATCTATTTCTGGCGATGTTGAACTTGTAGCGAAAGATAATCTTAAAGCTATCCAACAGCGCGATGTATTGGCAGTGATTAATTCAATTACTGCTATGACGTTAGATATGCCAAAACCGTACCTTGCTTATTGTTCTGTGAGTTCAGCAGCAACATCATCGTTCTATCTTGTTGTTTGGGTGCCGAGTGATAAAAAGGGTACACCCGCGCTGTTGGAGGTAAGTCTAACGCTTGATGAATCATCAGTACTTGAAGATGCTCTTTCGTTAGAAAGCCAGTTGGCTGAATTCATCATTAAAGCAAAAGACAACGCAGAGGTAACGGCATGA
- a CDS encoding putative uncharacterized phage protein: protein MLRFLAVILNSGGGVVRDTKSNEIQMKELGEFESKELAIDNACESLKCEHVTKGIIVRGNNTGGYMVCDTQEFAEL, encoded by the coding sequence ATGCTTCGTTTCTTAGCGGTAATCTTAAACAGTGGCGGTGGTGTTGTTCGTGATACCAAGTCGAATGAAATTCAAATGAAAGAGCTTGGCGAGTTTGAATCAAAAGAACTTGCTATTGATAACGCATGTGAAAGCTTAAAGTGTGAACATGTTACTAAGGGCATTATTGTTAGAGGCAATAACACTGGTGGCTATATGGTTTGTGATACACAGGAGTTTGCAGAGTTATGA
- a CDS encoding putative uncharacterized phage protein — MNMIECTQKVEMLLDEVLKAPKTREEIEALFQKLKKELWSEKVMPTEVHIAIQKAAGKAINVGMNNVIYRDLKVFLSTEKPNQTLLLGRSL, encoded by the coding sequence ATGAATATGATTGAATGTACTCAAAAAGTAGAAATGTTATTGGATGAAGTGCTAAAAGCACCAAAGACACGTGAAGAGATAGAAGCGTTGTTTCAAAAGTTAAAGAAAGAATTATGGAGTGAAAAAGTTATGCCTACAGAAGTACATATCGCAATTCAAAAAGCGGCAGGTAAAGCAATTAATGTAGGCATGAATAATGTTATTTATAGAGATCTTAAGGTTTTTCTTTCAACAGAAAAACCGAATCAAACCCTTTTACTGGGCCGCTCTCTTTGA
- a CDS encoding putative uncharacterized phage protein: protein MSKSTKPKDPNSWVSLTSWPNPPTVMVLYSSLPAAPIMAARYSGPSVSHSLALSHSSILLSFGSLSSGLTNFVFIFTNCN, encoded by the coding sequence TTGAGTAAGTCAACTAAACCAAAAGATCCAAATTCTTGGGTTAGTTTAACTAGTTGGCCTAATCCACCAACGGTGATGGTTCTGTATTCTTCTTTGCCAGCAGCACCAATAATGGCTGCTAGATACTCAGGGCCATCGGTTTCACATTCATTAGCCTTAAGCCATTCTTCAATTTTGTTGTCGTTTGGTAGTTTGTCTTCTGGATTAACTAATTTTGTTTTCATATTTACCAACTGTAATTAA
- a CDS encoding phage replication protein: MKLSFTTEEQRAATKACLSFGGLCVFPQKPKEILTLLPDTSVKNKEPDDMSIVERKLYLVDRVNHEWRRQFFSGLPNYLARYFADRYISIFKKEGRAKAAKFLTEKMGDELQRRVSVVLYRYRHLPTYNKIKLMSEDTDQSDFDEVPNIGQLEFNLEAVKAKKPKSRLLAELELDEIKDMAFKISKIIQDRFTQLSIEHNGETDKEIDAGIIKVFEGLATLTYSFGIVAPHKKKKVLTAEDVYSDIFRMQDEKWWRGRLVKARKIMREHLAIAMGQVSKRASAYCSYDCVREHQEQQKRNWDAIQNKILIDEETQEECELKDMVLKSVSNPAIRRHELMTRTRGCENIADEMGLCGLFLTLTTPGKYHNSYQRGGFIPHWSGASPRDAQIYLNGVWSRIRAKLGRDEFRWFGIRVAEPHHDGTPHWHLLLWCKPEDKAEIIRIFIDYATKEDKQELMKSGEFDHSARCDVKDIDPEQGSATGYIAKYISKNIDGYAMDDAVSDETDKPIKDMAKNVSAWKSRWNIRQFQFIGGAPVTTYRELRRLANLDKASYMDFLHSQERSQLLTVYRSMVFTHVGPQQPDAAFTKPDLMKRLGDAYQPTVTHPNGSVIKTMRSADEGNWQGYIMGQGGPFVKRAALIVRNAYEELPFSSRYSETIRKVEGILAAGEFIKTRVRTWTIQNKVKKFDELEAEALALDSSAAAPWSSVNNCTDDPEKDQKGQVSDKLSKILTPLGKKPESLDEHALNAFMKGSSLNLNDGRKVKIRSGYVDEEGNVRPPELMEIEKEPEDLRWLDFKGWPEPPNESKTDEYQQPNLSIFPEYEFGDDEWPLI, from the coding sequence ATGAAGTTATCTTTTACCACAGAAGAACAACGTGCAGCCACTAAAGCTTGTTTAAGCTTTGGTGGTTTGTGCGTATTCCCTCAAAAGCCAAAAGAGATCCTAACGCTTTTACCTGATACATCCGTCAAAAACAAAGAACCTGATGATATGTCGATTGTTGAGCGTAAGCTTTATCTAGTTGATAGAGTAAATCACGAATGGCGCCGACAGTTCTTTTCTGGCTTACCTAACTATTTAGCAAGGTACTTTGCTGATCGCTATATCTCAATTTTCAAAAAAGAGGGTCGTGCAAAAGCGGCTAAGTTCTTAACAGAAAAGATGGGTGATGAACTGCAGCGCCGTGTAAGTGTTGTGCTTTATCGTTACCGCCACCTACCAACATACAACAAGATTAAATTGATGAGTGAAGACACTGATCAATCTGATTTTGATGAAGTGCCAAATATTGGCCAGCTTGAATTTAATCTTGAAGCAGTTAAAGCGAAAAAACCAAAGTCTCGTTTACTTGCAGAGCTTGAGTTGGATGAGATTAAAGATATGGCGTTTAAAATATCTAAGATCATACAAGACCGTTTCACTCAATTAAGTATTGAGCATAACGGTGAAACAGATAAAGAAATTGATGCCGGTATTATTAAAGTATTTGAGGGTTTAGCTACATTAACTTATAGCTTTGGCATTGTTGCGCCTCATAAGAAAAAGAAAGTTCTTACTGCAGAAGATGTCTACAGCGATATTTTCAGAATGCAGGATGAAAAATGGTGGCGTGGCCGTTTAGTGAAAGCGCGTAAAATCATGCGTGAACATTTGGCCATAGCTATGGGGCAGGTATCAAAACGTGCCTCGGCTTATTGCTCTTATGATTGTGTTCGTGAACACCAAGAACAGCAAAAGCGCAATTGGGATGCAATTCAAAACAAAATCCTCATCGATGAAGAAACCCAAGAAGAATGTGAATTAAAAGACATGGTTTTAAAAAGCGTGTCGAATCCGGCTATTCGTCGTCATGAACTTATGACAAGAACTAGAGGCTGTGAAAATATCGCAGATGAAATGGGGCTTTGTGGTTTGTTCTTAACGTTAACGACTCCGGGTAAATATCATAACAGTTACCAACGTGGCGGATTTATTCCTCATTGGAGTGGTGCAAGTCCTCGTGATGCTCAAATCTACTTAAATGGAGTTTGGTCACGTATTCGCGCTAAGTTAGGCCGTGATGAATTTCGTTGGTTTGGGATTCGTGTTGCTGAACCGCATCATGATGGAACACCACACTGGCATTTGCTTCTATGGTGTAAGCCTGAAGATAAAGCTGAGATTATTCGCATCTTCATCGATTACGCGACGAAAGAAGACAAACAAGAATTAATGAAAAGCGGAGAGTTTGATCACTCTGCGCGTTGTGATGTAAAAGACATAGACCCTGAACAGGGCTCTGCTACTGGCTACATTGCCAAATACATTTCTAAAAATATTGATGGCTATGCGATGGATGATGCGGTTTCTGATGAAACTGATAAGCCAATAAAAGACATGGCCAAGAATGTCAGTGCTTGGAAAAGCCGTTGGAACATTCGTCAATTTCAATTTATTGGTGGCGCACCGGTTACTACTTACCGTGAATTACGCCGCTTGGCCAATCTTGATAAAGCTTCTTATATGGATTTCTTACATTCTCAAGAACGTTCACAGTTATTAACTGTTTATCGCTCGATGGTGTTTACCCATGTAGGACCACAACAACCAGATGCAGCATTTACTAAACCTGACTTAATGAAACGTTTAGGTGATGCTTATCAACCAACGGTTACCCATCCAAACGGAAGTGTGATTAAAACCATGCGTTCTGCTGATGAAGGAAATTGGCAAGGTTACATCATGGGGCAGGGTGGCCCATTCGTTAAGCGTGCCGCTTTGATTGTTCGTAATGCTTATGAAGAGCTACCGTTTTCTTCTCGTTACTCTGAAACCATCCGTAAGGTGGAAGGGATACTTGCAGCTGGTGAGTTTATCAAAACTCGCGTAAGAACATGGACGATTCAAAACAAGGTTAAGAAATTCGATGAACTTGAAGCGGAGGCTCTTGCTCTTGATAGCAGCGCAGCTGCTCCTTGGAGTTCTGTCAATAACTGTACGGACGATCCCGAAAAGGATCAAAAAGGACAGGTGAGCGATAAGCTATCTAAAATACTAACGCCTTTAGGTAAAAAGCCTGAATCCCTTGATGAACATGCACTTAACGCATTTATGAAAGGCAGCTCTTTGAACCTCAATGATGGTCGTAAGGTGAAAATACGTTCAGGTTATGTGGATGAAGAAGGGAACGTTCGCCCACCAGAACTGATGGAAATAGAAAAAGAGCCGGAAGATTTACGATGGCTTGATTTTAAAGGTTGGCCAGAGCCACCAAACGAGTCAAAAACTGACGAATACCAACAACCAAACCTCTCAATCTTCCCCGAATATGAATTTGGTGATGATGAGTGGCCGTTAATCTAA
- a CDS encoding putative uncharacterized phage protein yields MKGHLEEIGLNEHERIVLLKNLASHEETTLDRKNAATAMFAALRKIGV; encoded by the coding sequence ATGAAAGGCCATTTAGAAGAAATAGGCTTGAACGAACATGAAAGAATAGTTCTTCTGAAGAATTTAGCGAGCCATGAAGAAACGACATTAGACCGTAAAAATGCAGCAACAGCTATGTTTGCGGCTTTACGTAAAATTGGGGTGTAA
- a CDS encoding putative uncharacterized phage protein, translated as MNNKELYLEAMEFILEGTALSTHGESKSGIAMYLVGLVVADQKEELKPEKMDALRMIIQMADEAESQKMAL; from the coding sequence ATGAATAATAAAGAATTATACCTAGAAGCAATGGAATTTATTTTAGAGGGTACTGCGCTCAGTACTCATGGTGAAAGCAAAAGTGGCATTGCTATGTATCTAGTAGGATTAGTCGTTGCTGACCAAAAAGAAGAGTTGAAGCCTGAAAAGATGGACGCTCTACGGATGATTATCCAAATGGCTGATGAAGCTGAATCACAAAAAATGGCCCTCTAG
- a CDS encoding putative uncharacterized phage protein — translation MRVFCPECGNKSRIQKTNRISESYSDLYCSCSDPECGHTYVMNLSFSHTLSPSAKTTSQMAIELVRGLAPEQRKELQLELSIL, via the coding sequence ATGCGAGTATTCTGCCCTGAATGCGGCAACAAAAGCCGCATTCAAAAGACCAATCGAATTTCAGAGAGTTATTCAGACTTATATTGCAGTTGTAGTGACCCCGAGTGTGGCCATACTTATGTGATGAATTTGAGTTTCAGCCATACTTTAAGCCCTTCAGCAAAAACAACTTCTCAAATGGCTATTGAATTGGTGAGAGGTTTAGCGCCAGAACAGCGCAAAGAATTACAGTTAGAACTTTCTATCTTATAA
- a CDS encoding putative uncharacterized phage protein, protein MQGTIIKQIDDITVLVSYKKNDKQMERVMRLSNINCLRNQDLKGAKVSFSLDNVDAYGRLLF, encoded by the coding sequence ATGCAAGGAACAATTATAAAGCAGATAGATGATATAACTGTGTTAGTAAGCTATAAAAAAAATGATAAACAAATGGAAAGGGTGATGAGATTATCTAATATAAATTGTCTTAGAAATCAGGATCTAAAAGGAGCTAAGGTTTCTTTTTCGTTAGATAATGTAGATGCGTATGGCCGACTTTTGTTTTAA
- a CDS encoding putative uncharacterized phage protein codes for MLDNLTVDESIQKIEDSIFLLSKEQEFLYILDNHLKILSLYGSEKVKIYCSDILSVYLDNEYSVNWDYHSEFVRNTRDDWVNNDGVIIGWERKVTDETRAKFAIISRQYAELINQLSIELKEGI; via the coding sequence ATGTTAGATAATTTAACTGTGGATGAAAGCATACAAAAAATAGAAGATTCTATTTTTCTTCTCTCTAAAGAACAGGAGTTTTTATATATATTAGATAACCACCTTAAAATACTTAGTTTATATGGCAGTGAAAAGGTTAAAATTTATTGTAGCGATATACTTTCTGTATATTTAGATAATGAATACAGCGTAAACTGGGATTATCATTCAGAATTCGTTAGAAATACAAGGGATGACTGGGTAAATAATGATGGGGTTATTATTGGATGGGAACGGAAAGTTACCGATGAGACTAGAGCAAAGTTTGCTATTATTTCAAGGCAGTATGCAGAGTTGATTAATCAACTTAGTATAGAGCTTAAAGAAGGTATCTAG
- a CDS encoding putative uncharacterized phage protein: protein MTKGNLTSKNHKEMESFLFMVLEGYKNSDISKSEAMNGLAHVMAALDLRNTQEAVSWFNQNDLQFFKDPTKKNS from the coding sequence ATGACAAAGGGAAATTTAACTTCAAAAAATCATAAAGAAATGGAAAGTTTTTTATTTATGGTTTTAGAAGGTTATAAAAATAGTGATATATCTAAATCTGAAGCTATGAATGGTTTAGCTCATGTAATGGCTGCATTAGATCTAAGGAATACACAAGAGGCTGTTTCTTGGTTTAACCAAAATGACTTACAGTTTTTTAAAGACCCAACGAAAAAAAATTCATAG
- a CDS encoding transposase, IS66 family yields MLCHSIFLIGGIMNQQSKRDHWANILDQQKESNLSIKQFCIDNEISYQTLYYWSKKLSELEVTTKIHPIIVTEPTQEPSNIVVLTCNNGLRAELPANLNSKQIKHWVDALQ; encoded by the coding sequence ATGCTTTGCCATAGTATCTTTTTAATCGGAGGTATTATGAATCAACAAAGTAAGCGCGACCATTGGGCTAATATTTTAGATCAACAGAAAGAGAGTAACCTATCTATCAAGCAATTTTGTATTGATAATGAAATAAGCTACCAAACCCTTTATTACTGGTCAAAGAAGCTCAGCGAGTTAGAAGTCACAACAAAAATTCACCCCATTATCGTGACAGAGCCAACACAAGAGCCGTCAAATATTGTGGTGCTGACATGTAATAATGGCCTTCGTGCCGAGTTACCAGCAAACCTTAATTCCAAACAAATAAAACATTGGGTTGATGCATTGCAATGA
- a CDS encoding transposase, IS66 family: protein MIQSGKVYLVVGVTDMRKSIDGLSLIVAETLEMDPFSEAWFIFCNRNRDKLKILFWDTNGFWLYYRRLEKGTFKWPTPNIDGALHISRQQLNWLLSGLTLDHAKAHKPLFNLEV, encoded by the coding sequence ATGATACAGTCAGGAAAGGTTTACCTCGTCGTTGGCGTCACCGACATGAGAAAATCCATTGATGGCTTATCACTCATTGTCGCCGAAACGCTGGAAATGGACCCATTCAGTGAAGCCTGGTTTATTTTTTGTAACCGCAATCGAGATAAACTCAAGATCTTGTTTTGGGATACCAATGGTTTTTGGCTTTATTATCGTCGCTTAGAAAAAGGGACGTTCAAATGGCCAACTCCCAATATTGATGGTGCGCTCCACATTAGCAGACAACAACTCAACTGGCTTTTATCTGGACTGACTTTAGATCATGCTAAAGCTCATAAGCCGTTATTTAACCTAGAAGTGTGA